In Pyrus communis chromosome 1, drPyrComm1.1, whole genome shotgun sequence, the following are encoded in one genomic region:
- the LOC137745837 gene encoding zinc finger CCCH domain-containing protein 23-like: MMLGEPTRVHPTIQVPPWDSFDDHNPTSPFPIPIHSVNYNGNASNGGDFSPLSPVFLDSLAALHRYLPSNESDSLAEDPDIPMNPISCDQFRMFEFKVRRCARGRSHDWTDCPYAHPGEKARRRDPRKYHYSGAACPDFRKGHCPKGDSCEFAHGVFECWLHPARYRTQPCKDGLGCNRRVCFFAHTPEQLRVLPGQSPRTQGSGAFDSYPFGSPPTSILMSPPLSPPSESPPMSPNSPQVGHNSVSELVASMRNFKLAKMKMNSPPAWGAQMGSGFGPSPRGSAFRSGFCSLPSTPSRTTGGVGPNPVDLWDQPCEEEPAMERVESGRDLRARMYARMYERLSKENSFGRVACVDSGSSAPDVGWISELVSE, encoded by the coding sequence ATGATGCTCGGAGAACCGACTCGAGTTCACCCGACTATCCAAGTCCCTCCCTGGGACTCATTTGACGATCATAACCCCACCTCACCCTTCCCCATCCCCATTCACTCCGTTAACTATAACGGCAATGCCTCCAACGGAGGAGACTTCTCCCCGCTCTCTCCAGTGTTCCTCGACTCCCTCGCCGCGCTCCACCGTTACCTCCCGTCGAACGAGTCCGACTCGCTAGCGGAGGACCCGGACATTCCCATGAACCCAATCTCCTGTGACCAGTTCCGGATGTTCGAATTCAAGGTCCGGAGGTGCGCGCGCGGAAGGTCCCACGACTGGACCGACTGTCCGTACGCCCACCCGGGCGAGAAGGCCCGGCGTCGCGACCCAAGAAAGTACCACTACTCCGGTGCTGCATGTCCTGACTTCCGCAAGGGCCACTGCCCGAAGGGTGACTCGTGCGAGTTCGCTCACGGTGTTTTCGAGTGCTGGCTCCACCCGGCTAGGTACCGGACTCAGCCATGCAAGGACGGGTTGGGCTGCAACCGCCGCGTCTGCTTCTTTGCCCACACGCCCGAACAACTTCGGGTCCTTCCCGGGCAGAGCCCGAGAACCCAAGGGTCGGGAGCTTTCGACTCGTATCCATTTGGTTCGCCCCCCACCTCGATCCTGATGTCCCCTCCATTATCTCCGCCGTCTGAATCGCCACCAATGTCGCCAAACAGTCCTCAAGTTGGCCATAACTCGGTTAGTGAACTCGTTGCTTCGATGCGAAACTTCAAGCTTGCTAAGATGAAAATGAACTCTCCGCCTGCATGGGGAGCCCAAATGGGATCCGGGTTCGGTCCGTCTCCACGTGGGTCCGCCTTCCGATCCGGTTTTTGCAGCCTTCCATCGACTCCGAGTCGTACAACGGGTGGGGTCGGACCGAACCCGGTTGATCTCTGGGATCAGCCTTGCGAGGAGGAGCCGGCTATGGAGAGGGTGGAGTCCGGGAGGGACCTCCGGGCAAGAATGTACGCGAGAATGTACGAGAGGCTGAGTAAGGAGAATTCTTTTGGCCGAGTCGCCTGTGTTGACTCTGGATCGTCAGCTCCGGATGTTGGATGGATTTCGGAGCTAGTCAGCGAGTGA
- the LOC137749026 gene encoding endo-1,4-beta-xylanase 1-like, whose translation MRRLIAWCFRNRVSDSSNHQKEKHPEGSKETMDEKNQHTNKNAADNAEFSRQNVADSSSSRGLNIVLNHDFSGGLHSWHPNHCNGFVVDSAGSYAVVTNRQQCWQGLEQEITGRISPGNIYSVSARVGVSGTLQGSADVLATLKLESRGSATSYMRIGGSSVSNGKWESLDGKFSLSTIPDRVVFYLEGPPAGVDLHIKSVVISCSEGQSENQNLANSSSSNATNIIVNHDFSGELHSWHPNCCNGFVASADSGHPEVKAGNYAVVTNRKESWQGLEQDITRRISPGSTYLVSACVGVCGSLQGSADVLATLKLEYRGSATNYLKVGRCSVSKGRWGNLDGKFSLSTMPNRVVFYLEGPSPGVDLLIKSVLICSSSPNECQSGSTGNFNDGEENIILNPNFEDALNNWSGRGCKIVLHDSMGDGKIVPQSGKVFAAATERTQSWNGIQQDITGRVQRKLAYEATAVVRIFGNNVTTAVVRATLWVQSLNQREQYIGIANVQATDKDWTQLRGKFLLNGSPSKVVVYLEGPLAGTDILVNSFVVKHAEKVPPSPPPVIEFSAFGVNIIENSNLSNGTNGWFPLGNCTLTVTTGSPHILPPMARESLGSHEPLSGRYILVTKRTQTWMGPAQMIGDKLKLFLTYQVSAWVRIGAGATGPQNINVALSVDNQWVNGGQAEASDTRWHEIGGSFRVEKQPSKVMVYIQGPAAGVDLMVAGLQIFPIDRPARFRHLKRQTDKVRKCDIVLKFSGLDSSSMLGTFVKVKQTQNSFPIGTCISRTNIDNEDFIDFFVKNFNWAVFGNELKWYWTEPQKGNFNYKDADEMVDMCKSHNIEMRGHCIFWEVIDTVQQWIRSLSQSDLSTAVQNRLTDLLTRYKGKFRHYDVNNEMLHGSFYQDKLGKDIRANMFKTANQLDPSATLFVNDYHVEDGCDTRSSPEKYTDQILDLQQQGAPVGGIGIQGHIDSPVGPIVCSALDKLGILGLPIWFTELDVSSSNEYVRADDLEVMLREAFANPTVEGVMLWGFWELFMSRENSHLVNAEGDINEAGKRFLELKQEWLSHAHGHIDEQGEFGFRGFPGTYTVEVITAPKKPAKTFVVDKGESPVEVSIAL comes from the exons ATGAGGAGGCTCATAGCCTGGTGCTTCAGAAACCGAGTCTCCGACAGCAGCAACCATCAGAAGGAGAAGCATCCAGAG GGATCCAAAGAAACCATGGACGAGAAGAACCAACACACCAACAAGAATGCCGCCGACAATGCGGAG TTCTCGAGGCAAAATGTTGCTGATTCAAGTAGCAGTCGCGGTCTAAATATCGTACTGAACCATGATTTCTCTGGAGGGCTGCATTCTTGGCACCCCAATCACTGTAATGGCTTCGTAGTGGATTCAGCAGGAAGTTATGCGGTTGTCACGAATCGCCAACAATGCTGGCAGGGCTTGGAGCAAGAAATTACTGGGAGAATTTCCCCTGGCAACATTTATTCAGTTTCAGCTCGTGTGGGAGTCTCAGGGACTCTTCAGGGATCTGCTGATGTCCTGGCAACTTTGAAACTGGAAAGTCGAGGTTCAGCGACTAGCTATATGAGAATTGGAGG AAGTTCGGTGTCAAATGGGAAGTGGGAAAGCTTGGAtggaaaattttcgctgtcgaCAATACCTGATCGGGTTGTGTTTTATTTGGAAGGGCCTCCTGCTGGAGTTGACCTTCATATCAAATCAGTTGTGATCTCTTGTTCTGAAGGCCAG TCTGAGAACCAAAATTTGGCCAATTCAAGTAGCAGTAATGCTACAAATATCATAGTGAACCATGATTTCTCTGGAGAACTGCATTCTTGGCACCCGAATTGCTGCAATGGCTTTGTAGCTTCTGCTGATTCCGGTCACCCAGAAGTAAAAGCAGGCAATTATGCCGTTGTTACAAATCGTAAGGAAAGTTGGCAAGGTTTAGAGCAAGATATCACACGGAGAATTTCCCCAGGCTCCACATATTTGGTTTCAGCATGTGTTGGAGTCTGCGGATCTCTTCAGGGTTCCGCTGATGTCCTGGCAACTTTGAAGCTGGAATACAGAGGTTCAGCGACCAACTATTTGAAAGTTGGAAG ATGTTCTGTATCGAAGGGAAGGTGGGGAAATTTAGATGGGAAGTTTTCTCTGTCGACGATGCCTAATAGGGTTGTATTTTATTTGGAAGGGCCTTCACCTGGAGTTGATCTTCTAATAAAATCAGTTTTGATCTGTTCCTCCAGTCCAAATGAATGTCAG AGTGGAAGCACTGGGAATTTCAATGATGGAGAAGAGAATATAATCCTAAACCCAAACTTTGAGGATGCTCTGAATAATTGGTCTGGAAGAGGCTGCAAAATTGTTTTGCATGACTCGATGGGAGATGGGAAAATCGTCCCTCAATCTGGAAAGGTTTTTGCAGCTGCAACAGAACGCACACAGAGCTGGAATGGCATCCAGCAGGACATCACTGGAAGAGTGCAGCGAAAGCTAGCTTACGAGGCGACTGCTGTTGTTAGGATATTTGGCAACAATGTCACTACTGCTGTTGTCCGGGCTACATTATGGGTCCAGTCACTAAATCAGCGTGAACAATATATCGGCATTGCTAA TGTGCAGGCAACAGACAAGGACTGGACACAGTTGCGGGGGAAGTTCCTTTTAAATGGCTCCCCGTCAAAAGTAGTAGTTTATCTTGAAGGTCCACTAGCGGGAACAGATATTCTTGTCAATAGTTTTGTTGTCAAGCATGCTGAGAAAGTTCCTCCTTCACCTCCACCGGTTATTGAG TTTTCAGCATTTGGAGTAAATATAATTGAGAACAGCAATTTGAGTAACGGCACAAACGGGTGGTTTCCGCTTGGTAATTGTACTTTGACTGTCACAACTGGTTCACCGCATATTCTCCCTCCAATGGCAAGAGAGAGCCTTGGATCTCATGAACCTTTAAGCGGTCGCTACATTCTAGTAACCAAGCGCACACAAACTTGGATGGGTCCTGCTCAGATGATTGGTGACAAATTGAAACTCTTTTTGACTTATCAAGTATCTGCTTGGGTTCGGATTGGTGCTGGAGCAACTGGTCCACAGAACATCAATGTTGCACTCAGCGTGGACAACCAGTGGGTCAATGGAGGTCAAGCTGAGGCAAGTGACACAAGATGGCATGAAATCGGTGGTTCCTTCAGAGTTGAGAAGCAGCCATCAAAAGTAATGGTTTATATCCAAGGTCCTGCTGCAGGTGTAGACTTAATGGTTGCCGGTCTTCAGATATTCCCCATTGACAGACCGGCAAGATTTAGACATCTGAAGAGGCAGACTGATAAG GTTCGTAAGTGCGATATTGTCCTGAAATTTTCAGGGTTGGACTCGAGCAGCATGCTCGgcacctttgtgaaagttaaaCAAACGCAAAATAGTTTTCCAATTGGGACGTGTATAAGTAGAACAAACATTGACAACGAAGATTTCATTGATTTCTTTGTTAAAAACTTCAACTGGGCTGTGTTCGGAAATGAATTGAAGTGGTATTGGACTGAACCACAAAAAGGAAACTTCAACTACAAGGATGCTGATGAGATGGTGGACATGTGCAAGAGTCACAACATAGAAATGCGAGGGCACTGTATTTTCTGGGAAGTCATCGACACAGTGCAGCAATGGATCCGCTCGTTGAGCCAGAGTGACTTGTCAACAGCTGTTCAGAATCGACTGACAGATCTTCTCACACGGTACAAAGGGAAGTTCAGGCACTATGATGTCAATAATGAGATGCTGCACGGCTCATTCTATCAGGACAAATTGGGAAAAGATATCAGAGCCAACATGTTCAAGACTGCAAACCAGTTGGATCCATCTGCCACTCTATTTGTGAATGATTATCACGTCGAGGATGGATGCGATACTAGATCATCACCAGAAAAATACACTGATCAAATCCTTGATTTGCAGCAACAAGGTGCACCTGTTGGTGGCATTGGCATCCAAGGACATATTGATAGTCCAGTGGGTCCAATTGTTTGTTCAGCTCTTGACAAATTAGGCATTCTCGGCCTTCCAATCTGGTTCACGGAGCTTGATGTGTCATCCAGTAACGAATATGTTAGAGCAGATGATTTGGAAGTGATGCTTCGTGAAGCATTTGCCAATCCAACAGTTGAAGGTGTAATGCTATGGGGATTCTGGGAGCTGTTTATGAGTCGGGAAAATTCGCATTTAGTGAATGCAGAAGGGGATATCAACGAAGCAGGAAAACGTTTCTTGGAGCTCAAGCAAGAGTGGCTATCTCACGCGCACGGCCACATTGATGAGCAGGGAGAGTTCGGGTTTAGGGGCTTCCCAGGAACATACACTGTTGAAGTTATTACTGCCCCGAAGAAGCCTGCAAAAACATTTGTCGTTGACAAGGGCGAGTCCCCAGTGGAGGTCTCCATTGCTCTCTAA
- the LOC137712770 gene encoding homeobox protein knotted-1-like 2, with product MEDYNNQMDHESSGGRGNFLYASPNLGGNYGRAASDHQMGINTFHLQSSGGGGGGGSGDQCNFQSPGTHPINVKTEATTSQHGHQKFQYNNNNNNHLVSSSRGHQPVVHQLQNNLNLLNDDHSLSSNEVEAIKAKIIAHPQYSNLLEAYMDCQRVGAPSDVMARLSVARQEFEARQRSSGTSRETSKDPELDQFMEAYYDMLVKYREELTRPIQEAMDFMRRIETQLNMLGNNNNAPPLRIFSPSEDKCEGIGSSEEEQENSGGETEVPEIDPRAEDRELKNHLLRKYSGYLSSLKQELSKKKKKGKLPKDARQKLLSWWELHYKWPYPSESEKVALAESTGLDQKQINNWFINQRKRHWKPSEDMQFMVMDGLHPQNAALYMDGHYIGDGHYRLGP from the exons atggaagactACAACAATCAAATGGATCATGAGAGTTCGGGTGGTAGGGGAAACTTCCTCTACGCCTCACCAAACCTTGGAGGAAATTATGGGAGAGCTGCAAGTGATCATCAGATGGGGATCAACACCTTTCATCTTCAGTCAAGCGGCGGTGGAGGCGGCGGCGGCAGCGGTGATCAGTGTAATTTTCAGTCTCCAGGAACACACCCAATTAATGTGAAGACCGAAGCCACCACATCACAGCATGGCCACCAAAAATTTCagtacaacaacaataataataatcatctTGTTTCTTCATCAAGAGGGCACCAACCAGTTGTTCATCAGCTACAGAATAATTTGAATCTTCTAAACGACGATCACAGCCTGAGCTCCAACGAAGTTGAAGCCATCAAAGCCAAGATCATCGCCCACCCTCAGTACTCTAACCTCTTGGAAGCTTACATGGATTGCCAAAGG GTGGGAGCTCCGTCTGATGTTATGGCTCGGCTCTCAGTTGCTAGGCAAGAGTTTGAGGCACGACAGCGGTCTTCTGGGACTTCAAGAGAGACTTCAAAAGACCCAGAACTGGATCAGTTCATG GAAGCTTACTACGATATGCTGGTTAAATATCGTGAAGAACTAACAAGGCCAATACAAGAAGCCATGGATTTCATGAGGAGGATTGAAACTCAGCTTAACATGCTtggaaataataataatgctcCTCCCCTTCGGATCTTCTCACCCTCTG AGGACAAGTGTGAGGGAATTGGTTCATCTGAAGAGGAGCAGGAGAATAGTGGTGGAGAAACAGAAGTGCCTGAGATTGATCCAAGAGCTGAAGACAGAGAGCTCAAGAATCACCTGCTGAGAAAGTATAGTGGTTACTTAAGTAGCCTGAAGCAAGAGCTttcgaagaaaaagaagaaagggaaATTGCCCAAAGATGCCAGGCAGAAGCTCCTTAGTTGGTGGGAGCTACATTACAAGTGGCCATATCCTTCG GAATCGGAGAAGGTGGCTTTGGCGGAGTCTACGGGTTTGGATcagaaacaaataaacaattGGTTCATAAATCAAAGGAAGAGGCACTGGAAGCCTTCCGAGGACATGCAgtttatggtgatggatggccTACACCCACAGAATGCAGCCCTCTATATGGATGGACACTACATAGGTGACGGTCACTACCGTCTCGGTCCATGA